In Deltaproteobacteria bacterium, the genomic window GAGACGGTTTCGATTTCTACGGGCCTGCTGCCAGAGGCCGATCTCACCCAAAGTTGGCCTCTCCTCAGGCGCAGCACCCGGGTTACGCCATGGGCCTTTTCCCAACGGGACAGGATCTGTAATTGAGTGTTCTCGTTGAGGCCGACGCGGGTGCCGTCGCTGAGCTCAAAAGTGCTGCGGCTGCCGCCTTCGGTTTTCAAAACGTCATGTTCGAAGAGGCTGACCGCACCGCGGCCACGCAGACGGTCTTCGATGCCATCCGGACGCACCACCACCAGTGTGCCGAGGGCAAATAGGGCCTGGCCGATTTGCAGGTTCTGGCCGGCGCTCCGATGTGCAAAGGCGAGCATGAACAATAGTAAAAGCAAAAAGATTTTCCGTGCGGGTTGCATATTCTGATGAGTCCTTCCCGTAGGTGTTAACGCGAAGCCACCACCCGAATCGGCTTGCGGCCGACGGCCACCGTGGCGACCACCTGGGCGGTTCCTGAGTCGATGACGTTGATGTCATTGGAGCCTTCGTTGGCAACGAACAACCGGGTGCCCTGTGCGTTGGCCCAAATGCCGTTGGGGCGATCGCCCACGGGAATCTCTTCGATGATGTTCATGCGTTTGGGGTCGGTGCTCAAGACCAAAACTTTGTTGAAGCCGGCCACGGTTACGTAGGCGTTTGGCCCGGAGAGTCCTTTGTAGGCAAAGGCAATCTGCTGCGGGAAGGGGCCCACCTGGAAGGAGTTGATGATTTCATGGGTCTTGGTGTCGATGACGAAAATGTCGTTGGAGCCGGTGTTGCAGCCCCAGATGCGGCCATCGGGCCCAAGCACAAGAAAATGCGGATTGGTGCCCACCGGCAAAGTCTTGATCACGCGTTGAAAGTCGACCTCGATGACCTGGACGGTTTTGTCGCCCTGGTTGCTCACGTAGGCAAAGCGGCCATCGCGAGAGAAAGCCAGACCCGTGGGCCCTTGGCCGGTCGGCAGCGCACCGACGATTTTGAGCGTCGCAATATCGAGGATCGAAATCGTGTCGTCGGCGATGTTGGCGATCCATGCCTGTTTGTTGTCATTGGTCAGTGTCACGACGTGGCTGCGAGCGCCGGTGAAAATCGACGCGATGGTTTCCAGCCGCTCGGTATCGATCACCGAGAGCCGGCCGGAAGCGAGGTTGGTGGCGAACAGCAGTTTGCCGTCGCGCGACAGCGCCAAGTCGTGGGTGGCGTGGCTGCGCGCGTCGATGGTGCCAATGGTCACGAGTTTCTCGGAGTCGATCACCGAAACGTTGTTGGAACTTTCGTTGGCGACGTAAATACGCGGGCCAAGCGGCGGTAGCGCGACGTTTTCCGGCGATACCGCACTGCGCAGAAGGAGCGGGTCGGCACAGCCGGTCATGGCGGCGCTCAAGGCCCATGCTGCGACGAAATTTATGTAGCGCCGGTGACCGGTCCTTGTCATAGATGCTCTCCTCTTGTAGGCGCGTATCAATTTGATGACGAGTGGGGCGAATATAACACAACGGGTTGACATGAGTCAGCACTGCCGGCTGAATTTCTCACCGGCGACGGCGCCGCGGGTGAAGTCGCCGCCAAGCCAGCCAGCGCGAGCCAATCTTGCACTTTGAAAACCCATCCTCTAACTTAACCCATGGTCTTGCGCAGGTTTTCGTGTCTGCTCGTCCTTGCGTTTGCTTTGCCAGCCTTCGGTTATGGCGCGGCCACCGCGGTTCATGAAACTACCTTGGAAAACGGCCTCAAGGTGCTCCTGCTGGAGGATCACAAGAGTCCAGCAGTGACTTTTCAAGTCTGGTATCGGGTTGGCTCGCGCAACGAGAAAGACGGCAAGAGCGGGCTCGCGCACTTTCTCGAACACATGCTGTTCAAGGGCACGCCGACCACCGGCCCGGAAGAATACTCGCGGCTGATCGCCAAGAACGGCGGCCGGTCCAACGCCTTTACCTCCACCGACATGACGGTTTACTACGCGACCATGAGCCGCGACAAAATCCATGTCCAGCTCGAGCTGGAAGCCGATCGTATGACCAACGCGCTGCTCGGCGATACCTTTTTCGAGCCCGAGAAAAAAGTCATCCAGGAAGAGCGGCGTTTGCGCACCGACGACAACCCTGGCGCGGCGCTGGGCGAAGTGGCAAATGCGGTGGCTTATACGGTCCATCCCTACCGCCGGCCGGTGATCGGTTGGATGGACGATATTCAGAACCTATCGCGCCAAGATCTCGTCGACTTCTACAAACTTTACTACGCCCCCAACAATGCGTTCATTGTCGTCGCCGGCGCCTTCTCGGCCAGTGAGATACTGCCCAAGATTCGTGCTGCCTTCGGCAAGATCGCGCGCGGCGCCGAAGCACCCAAGGTGCGCGCTGCCGAGCCGCCGCAAAGGGGCGAACGGCGCGTCACCTTGAAAAAAGAAGCGGAGCTGCCGCTGCTAATGATGTCCTATCACGCGCCCAATTTGCGCAACCCCGATAGCTTTGCTCTCGATTTGTTATCGGTGGTGCTCGCCGGCGGGCGCAGCGCGCGCCTCTACAAAGAGCTAGTCTATGACAAACGGCTGGTGCGGAGTATCGATGCCGATTACGGCTCGGTCTCGATCGATGACACGACCTTTTCCGTGTCCGCGCAGCTGATGCCGGGAAAAGCCGCGGCGGAGGTGGAGCGCGAAATCGATCGGCTGCTGGAAAAAGTCAAAGTCGAGCTGGTCAGCGAGCGCGAGCTGCAGAAGGCCAAGAACCAGGTGGAGTCAAGCTTTATTTTCGCGCAGGATTCGATCTTTGGCCAAGCCTTGAAAATTGGCTACTACGAGATCGTCGGCGACTGGCGCGACATGGATAAATATCTCGATGGCATGCGCAAAGTGACCCGCGAAGATATCCGGCGGGTGGCGCAGAAGTACCTCGACCGCGACCGGCGCACGGTGGGTATTTTGGTACCGACCAAAGAGAAAAATCCATGAAAGCGCCAGTCTCACCTAAGTTGATCGCGGCCCTTGTTTTCGTGCTCGCGCTGGCGGCCGTGCCGCCGTCCCTGCGCGCCGGCATGGCGCCCGCGCGCACCGTGCTCGACAACGGCATGGTGCTGCTCACTTCGGAACAGCGCGCGCTGCCGATCGTTTCCATTGAGTTGTTGATTGACGCCGGGGCGCGCTACGACCGCGCTAACCAGGAAGGCTTGGCCAATCTCACCGCGCGGCTTTTGACCTACGGCAGCGCGCGCAGAAACGCGCTGCAGATTAGCGACACGCTGGATTTTCTCGGCGCCAGTTTGTCCGCCGGCTGCGGCGACGATCTCGCCACCATCAGCATGTCGATCTTAAAAAAAGATCTCGCCGTTGGACTGGAACTGTTGGCGGAGATTCTGACCACGGCGAGTTTTCCAGTGGCCGAAGTCGAGCGCCAGAAACAAGCGGTGATTGCGTCTATCCAAGCGCGCGAAGAGGAGCCCGGTGACATCGCGCAGCGGCGCTTTGCCGCGCTGCTCTACCCGCAGAGTCCCTACGGCAAACCCACCGAAGGGAGCGCGGCCGCGGTGCGCCGCTTGACGCAGAGAGATCTGCGCGACTTCTTTCAGCGCCACTATCGGCCTAATCGCACGATCATGTCGGTGGTGGGGGACGTTTCCCAGGCGGAAATCAGCCGGGCGTTGACCCAGGCGCTGCGCGGCTGGAACAAAGGGGAACCCGGCGGCCCGCCGGTGGCGCCCGCGCAGGTGGGGGGCAAGCAAGCGGTGCGAGTGAATAAAGACCTCACCCAGGCCAATATCATTCTTGGCCACCAGGGTGTCGGCCGGGAGAATCCGGATTACTACGCCATTCAGGTGATGAACTACATTCTCGGCGGCGGCGATTTTTCCTCGCGGGCGATGGAAACCATCCGCAACCAAAAAGGTCTAGCCTATTCGGTCTACAGCTATTTTAGCCCGGAAAAAAATTGGGGCACGTTTCAATTTGTCC contains:
- a CDS encoding FecR domain-containing protein — encoded protein: MQPARKIFLLLLLFMLAFAHRSAGQNLQIGQALFALGTLVVVRPDGIEDRLRGRGAVSLFEHDVLKTEGGSRSTFELSDGTRVGLNENTQLQILSRWEKAHGVTRVLRLRRGQLWVRSASGSRPVEIETVSGTAIVNNAEIDLRVADDGQSALSVVQGSVQFATAYGWCTVTAATTSTGAIGSGCSANAKNNPQQITAWSRDLLK
- a CDS encoding insulinase family protein, with product MVLRRFSCLLVLAFALPAFGYGAATAVHETTLENGLKVLLLEDHKSPAVTFQVWYRVGSRNEKDGKSGLAHFLEHMLFKGTPTTGPEEYSRLIAKNGGRSNAFTSTDMTVYYATMSRDKIHVQLELEADRMTNALLGDTFFEPEKKVIQEERRLRTDDNPGAALGEVANAVAYTVHPYRRPVIGWMDDIQNLSRQDLVDFYKLYYAPNNAFIVVAGAFSASEILPKIRAAFGKIARGAEAPKVRAAEPPQRGERRVTLKKEAELPLLMMSYHAPNLRNPDSFALDLLSVVLAGGRSARLYKELVYDKRLVRSIDADYGSVSIDDTTFSVSAQLMPGKAAAEVEREIDRLLEKVKVELVSERELQKAKNQVESSFIFAQDSIFGQALKIGYYEIVGDWRDMDKYLDGMRKVTREDIRRVAQKYLDRDRRTVGILVPTKEKNP
- a CDS encoding insulinase family protein, whose protein sequence is MKAPVSPKLIAALVFVLALAAVPPSLRAGMAPARTVLDNGMVLLTSEQRALPIVSIELLIDAGARYDRANQEGLANLTARLLTYGSARRNALQISDTLDFLGASLSAGCGDDLATISMSILKKDLAVGLELLAEILTTASFPVAEVERQKQAVIASIQAREEEPGDIAQRRFAALLYPQSPYGKPTEGSAAAVRRLTQRDLRDFFQRHYRPNRTIMSVVGDVSQAEISRALTQALRGWNKGEPGGPPVAPAQVGGKQAVRVNKDLTQANIILGHQGVGRENPDYYAIQVMNYILGGGDFSSRAMETIRNQKGLAYSVYSYFSPEKNWGTFQFVLQTKNESALEAVRLAEAEMRRMREELVSEQELSDAKDFLTGSFPLRFDTNRKVANFLASVEYYQLGLDYPQNYYGLIQKVARADVQRVAQKYLLPDKLITVIVGNQGKIGGN